Proteins encoded by one window of Aureibacter tunicatorum:
- a CDS encoding DUF2586 family protein has protein sequence MALNQIKFTKTLGGLGRVAPSEDHISGLIFAGMDSGTDIFALSSPEDLNSYLSPGNPEKYSSYISSEKRNPGEAPTIDHVIYYHVQQFFSMNPTGRLYFQMLSSQITSSDIIDFQKSCDGKVRQLGVFDESLDFTGDGSGAETIIGELESAASTLEEVEFAPLSIIAQGFGDLASFDSSDLSGKNAKNVSITIAQSGSGEGYAMISTLMNLFDAEQYVITNLADINTTFTTGTDQEITEMISDLSDVGASVSKDKLKIKFKNKVLTERADTGSSFPAFTESISAQVRDGFVIGSVGTVLGAVSKSSVHENIGWVQKFNLGAEFNVPTFVDRTPVSEVNKASLDILDENRFIFMVKHIGDVGTYFNDSHVADKATSDFAYIESNRTINKAIRDVRASLLPQLNSPLAVDATTGGLAIDTIKFFENLAGSPLSRMLRAGELSGFAVGINPDQDVLATSRLDIVLKLVPVGVAREIQVKIGFAAKVSS, from the coding sequence ATGGCATTAAATCAAATCAAATTTACTAAAACCCTTGGAGGGCTTGGAAGAGTTGCTCCTTCTGAGGACCATATCAGTGGATTAATATTTGCTGGAATGGATTCAGGAACAGACATTTTTGCTTTGTCAAGTCCTGAAGACTTAAATAGCTATTTAAGCCCTGGAAATCCTGAGAAGTATTCAAGCTATATTTCAAGCGAAAAGAGAAACCCGGGAGAGGCGCCTACGATTGATCATGTGATTTACTATCACGTGCAACAGTTTTTCAGCATGAACCCTACAGGGAGATTGTATTTTCAGATGCTGTCTTCTCAAATAACTAGTAGCGATATTATCGATTTCCAAAAAAGTTGTGATGGAAAAGTCCGTCAGTTGGGTGTCTTTGATGAAAGCCTTGATTTTACTGGCGATGGTTCTGGTGCTGAAACTATTATTGGCGAATTAGAATCTGCTGCTTCAACACTTGAGGAAGTTGAATTTGCTCCTTTATCAATTATTGCACAAGGTTTTGGAGATTTAGCGTCGTTCGATTCATCAGATCTTTCAGGTAAAAATGCAAAAAATGTTTCTATTACAATCGCTCAGTCAGGTTCTGGAGAAGGTTATGCAATGATCTCTACTTTAATGAATCTTTTTGATGCAGAGCAATATGTAATTACTAATTTGGCTGATATCAATACTACTTTTACAACAGGAACTGATCAAGAAATCACTGAAATGATATCAGATTTATCTGACGTAGGAGCTTCAGTATCCAAAGATAAATTGAAAATCAAATTCAAGAACAAAGTTTTAACAGAGAGAGCCGATACTGGATCAAGTTTTCCAGCGTTTACAGAGTCTATTTCTGCTCAAGTAAGAGATGGTTTCGTAATCGGATCAGTTGGAACTGTTTTGGGAGCAGTAAGCAAGTCCTCTGTTCATGAAAATATTGGATGGGTTCAAAAATTTAATCTAGGAGCAGAGTTCAATGTGCCAACTTTTGTGGATAGAACCCCTGTAAGCGAGGTAAACAAAGCTTCTTTGGACATTTTAGATGAAAATAGATTTATTTTCATGGTAAAGCATATTGGAGATGTTGGAACATATTTCAATGATAGCCATGTGGCTGATAAAGCAACGTCTGATTTTGCTTATATTGAAAGCAATAGAACAATTAATAAGGCCATCAGAGATGTAAGAGCAAGTCTTTTGCCTCAACTTAATTCACCATTGGCTGTTGACGCTACTACTGGAGGTTTGGCAATTGACACAATTAAGTTTTTTGAAAATTTGGCTGGATCGCCTTTGTCTAGAATGTTAAGAGCTGGTGAGCTAAGTGGTTTTGCAGTTGGAATCAATCCTGATCAAGATGTATTGGCTACATCTAGATTGGATATCGTATTAAAACTTGTTCCAGTTGGTGTTGCTAGAGAGATTCAAGTGAAAATCGGTTTTGCTGCTAAGGTTTCTTCTTAA
- a CDS encoding helix-turn-helix domain-containing protein, translated as MSKEISYYIIIPDQVRKSEKLTATAKLIYGDILLLSRKKGYCYATNSHFANQYHISAHSVSRLINALQANGFIKSSVNKSEGNKRKIFPQIGIKEDNTNSLNTMCHNANSYVQKQDMAIDKNAQIIKESYNNEIIESSEIGNCSSLEYALDEAIKNWSSSEYNHTLSQK; from the coding sequence ATGTCAAAAGAAATAAGTTATTATATCATCATACCTGATCAGGTTCGCAAGAGCGAAAAGCTAACTGCTACAGCAAAACTAATCTATGGAGATATCTTGTTGTTAAGTCGAAAAAAAGGATATTGTTACGCGACCAACAGTCATTTTGCCAATCAATACCACATAAGCGCTCATTCAGTAAGCCGGCTTATCAATGCATTGCAAGCAAATGGCTTTATCAAATCATCGGTCAATAAAAGTGAAGGGAATAAACGAAAAATATTTCCACAGATTGGCATCAAAGAAGATAATACAAATAGTCTTAACACTATGTGCCATAATGCCAATAGCTATGTGCAAAAACAAGACATGGCTATTGACAAAAATGCACAGATAATAAAAGAAAGCTATAACAATGAAATAATAGAATCTTCAGAAATAGGAAATTGTTCTTCATTGGAATATGCTCTTGATGAAGCTATAAAAAATTGGTCTTCCTCAGAATACAATCACACTCTTTCTCAAAAATAA
- a CDS encoding leucine-rich repeat domain-containing protein, whose protein sequence is MTETNDNLFIPSGNKLSIKQFMLDDDGKFIVDEDGNKKTKIEQVDIMKLNTLYLDNKNITNGFWSKVLADKEKAIDLQEEDFEGSGLITTSVSHGFTDNIGKWYFGSGEVKFKTDTEETELNAAKNHLKSSSHIVAINFSKSDLKKLNLFASASEFMPKVYIDILIANDCNISSVENICSYSYLAWAKKDPLTLIGLKTISLDGNPLVSLPSSMFRHTNLQFLSLANNPLYIADKNAKGNRNGLKSLPSELKNLRNLKTLNLRNSGLKELPDDIGNCINLESLDLSHNQIRELPASIGKLKKLKTLMLNDNLLASLPDTIYQWDNIETIVLENNRLKKVPKGFLTIFNKSKDSATIKLVKWGSKETIEIKELNPSTGKEEVIETIEPSNPWYAYPYGDEEVFLQE, encoded by the coding sequence ATGACTGAGACTAATGATAATCTTTTCATTCCGAGCGGCAATAAACTCTCAATTAAGCAATTTATGCTTGATGATGATGGTAAGTTTATAGTAGACGAAGATGGGAATAAAAAAACTAAAATCGAGCAAGTCGATATAATGAAACTCAACACTTTATACCTTGATAATAAGAATATTACCAATGGGTTTTGGTCTAAAGTATTGGCGGATAAGGAAAAAGCGATTGATTTGCAGGAGGAAGATTTTGAGGGATCCGGCCTTATTACCACAAGTGTTTCGCATGGTTTTACAGACAATATAGGGAAATGGTATTTTGGTTCTGGAGAAGTAAAGTTTAAAACAGATACTGAAGAAACAGAATTAAATGCTGCTAAGAATCATTTAAAATCATCAAGTCACATAGTAGCGATAAACTTTTCAAAATCTGATCTGAAAAAACTGAATTTATTTGCTTCAGCATCTGAATTTATGCCAAAAGTTTATATAGATATTTTGATTGCTAATGACTGCAATATTTCATCTGTAGAAAACATATGCTCTTACTCGTATTTGGCTTGGGCAAAAAAAGATCCTTTGACATTGATCGGATTGAAGACTATTTCCTTGGATGGTAACCCATTAGTCAGTTTGCCTTCATCGATGTTTAGACACACTAATTTGCAATTCTTGTCACTGGCTAACAATCCATTGTATATTGCTGACAAAAATGCTAAGGGCAACAGAAATGGCTTGAAATCATTGCCATCAGAGTTGAAAAATTTGAGAAACTTAAAAACCTTAAATCTCAGAAATTCAGGATTAAAAGAGTTGCCTGATGATATTGGAAATTGCATTAACCTGGAGAGTCTTGATCTGAGTCATAATCAAATAAGAGAATTGCCTGCGAGCATTGGCAAGTTGAAAAAGCTAAAAACACTGATGCTTAACGATAATTTGCTAGCATCTCTTCCCGATACTATTTATCAATGGGACAATATAGAAACCATTGTCTTGGAAAATAACCGGCTAAAGAAAGTGCCTAAAGGATTTTTGACAATATTCAATAAATCCAAGGACTCTGCAACAATAAAGCTTGTGAAGTGGGGAAGTAAAGAAACCATAGAAATAAAAGAATTAAATCCGTCTACAGGAAAAGAAGAAGTCATTGAAACGATAGAACCTTCCAACCCGTGGTATGCATACCCTTATGGTGATGAAGAAGTGTTCTTGCAAGAGTAA
- a CDS encoding ATP-binding protein: MSTAEQLFEEFKWIKKIFEARNQDKSTDFHLLAEDNLLPEISNTSYQSIFKETNEEDPYQRLLLALSLAATACPAIIDIFKNPSNDFALYLSPEGFALPTNETFLRMATGENYQHRISIQQAYTSSSNPMVSNHWLRLAEVDIKATESPLFKPLEPTSKLLKMLDLQNDSQEQQSMENEQEKFPAKLITTKLEWSDIVFNSKTSEKLNEAVSYHYHKDTLAQEMGFGKHMKKGIRIIFHGPSGTGKTLTATALGKKLGKPVYRVDVPNIVSKYIGETNKNLEQLFAMAEGKDWILFFDEGDALLGKRSSQQSDHKSSHYANQEIAYLLQRIEDFDGIIIIATNLKQNMDSAFMRRFELSIPFELPDYENRQKLWETYWPSRLQKSDDLDLTQIVKANKLSAASIINVLKRISLKCILSKNMIVHKELLESCIDEERYK; the protein is encoded by the coding sequence ATGTCAACTGCCGAACAATTATTTGAAGAATTCAAATGGATTAAAAAGATTTTCGAAGCGAGAAATCAGGACAAATCTACGGATTTTCACTTGCTCGCCGAAGATAATTTATTGCCAGAAATCTCAAACACATCATATCAATCAATCTTTAAAGAAACCAACGAAGAGGACCCATACCAAAGGCTATTGCTTGCATTATCGCTTGCCGCGACTGCTTGTCCTGCCATCATTGACATTTTTAAAAATCCCTCCAATGATTTCGCTCTCTACCTTAGCCCTGAGGGCTTTGCATTGCCTACCAATGAAACATTTTTGAGAATGGCGACTGGAGAGAACTATCAACACAGAATATCAATACAACAAGCCTATACAAGTTCCTCCAATCCTATGGTGAGCAATCATTGGTTAAGATTGGCTGAAGTTGATATTAAAGCTACCGAGTCCCCGCTTTTCAAGCCTCTTGAGCCTACGAGCAAATTGCTGAAAATGCTGGATTTACAAAATGACAGTCAAGAACAACAATCTATGGAAAACGAACAAGAAAAATTTCCGGCTAAACTCATTACTACTAAATTAGAATGGTCTGATATCGTATTCAATAGTAAAACATCCGAAAAGCTTAACGAAGCTGTATCCTACCATTATCATAAGGATACTTTAGCTCAAGAAATGGGTTTTGGAAAACATATGAAAAAAGGCATCCGGATTATATTTCATGGACCAAGCGGAACAGGCAAAACGCTTACAGCTACTGCTTTAGGCAAAAAACTGGGAAAACCTGTATATCGAGTTGATGTCCCGAATATCGTAAGTAAATATATCGGAGAAACGAATAAAAATTTGGAGCAATTATTCGCTATGGCTGAAGGAAAAGATTGGATTTTGTTTTTTGACGAGGGAGATGCTCTTTTGGGTAAAAGAAGCAGTCAACAATCCGATCACAAATCATCTCATTACGCGAATCAAGAAATAGCGTATTTATTGCAGCGAATAGAAGACTTCGATGGCATCATCATCATTGCCACCAATTTAAAGCAAAACATGGATTCTGCTTTTATGCGAAGATTCGAATTAAGCATTCCTTTTGAATTGCCTGATTATGAAAATAGACAAAAACTCTGGGAGACCTATTGGCCAAGCCGTCTGCAAAAGTCCGATGATCTCGATTTAACACAAATCGTCAAAGCCAATAAATTATCCGCTGCATCCATCATCAATGTGCTTAAAAGGATAAGCCTCAAATGTATTTTGTCCAAGAATATGATTGTTCACAAAGAATTATTGGAGAGCTGCATTGATGAAGAAAGATACAAGTAG
- a CDS encoding glycosyltransferase produces the protein MHILFVDDATIPVSKYGAVERFIWWLGEELNRRGHQISYLVGKGSYCPFAQVIEYNPLTPLSQQIPDYVDIVHFNFPINQPFDKKPHLTTIHGNYPTFQPLGTNSVFVSKNHAARHNSESFVHIGINTDDYGVVNWSSRRENLLFLAKASLKVKNLISAITISKMVGEQLTVAGGWGESNDNVNYKGMIGGIEKNQVINSSKALLFPVIWHEPFGIAMIEALYFGCPVFGTPYGSLPELIIPEVGFLSNNASELIEALHHIDDYNRKKCHEYVCDNFNHFKMTDDYLKLYEKVLNGHSLNNINPANYPSDSFELPLYG, from the coding sequence ATGCATATACTATTTGTTGACGACGCGACCATACCAGTATCAAAATACGGGGCTGTTGAACGATTCATATGGTGGTTGGGAGAAGAACTTAATCGAAGAGGCCACCAAATAAGCTATCTGGTAGGTAAAGGATCTTACTGCCCATTTGCTCAAGTAATAGAGTATAACCCCTTAACGCCTCTAAGTCAGCAAATACCTGATTATGTCGATATCGTTCATTTTAATTTTCCAATAAACCAACCTTTCGATAAAAAGCCGCATTTGACAACCATTCACGGCAACTATCCCACTTTCCAACCATTGGGAACCAATTCTGTATTCGTCTCTAAAAATCATGCAGCTAGACATAACTCCGAATCTTTCGTGCATATCGGAATAAATACTGACGACTATGGTGTTGTAAACTGGTCCTCAAGAAGAGAAAACCTGCTGTTTTTAGCGAAAGCCTCTCTAAAAGTAAAAAATTTGATAAGCGCTATAACCATCAGCAAAATGGTCGGAGAACAATTGACAGTAGCTGGAGGTTGGGGCGAATCCAATGACAATGTGAACTACAAAGGAATGATTGGCGGCATTGAGAAGAATCAAGTTATCAATTCATCCAAAGCTCTTTTATTTCCTGTGATATGGCACGAGCCTTTTGGAATCGCTATGATAGAAGCCTTGTATTTTGGATGTCCAGTATTTGGGACTCCTTACGGATCTTTGCCAGAGCTCATTATTCCCGAGGTCGGATTTTTATCTAATAACGCTTCTGAGCTTATCGAGGCTTTGCATCATATTGATGACTACAATCGAAAGAAGTGCCATGAGTATGTTTGCGATAATTTCAATCATTTTAAAATGACAGATGATTATCTCAAGCTGTATGAAAAAGTTCTCAATGGACATTCATTGAACAATATCAATCCAGCAAACTACCCAAGCGACAGCTTTGAATTGCCTCTTTATGGATAG
- a CDS encoding DUF2586 family protein, which yields MGLNKIEFQKVAGGLGRVAPSEDHISGLIFVDTNASASEIKKTIALSSVEDLENAFVSEGESVFSDYGTYLRDKKKDPNIDAVAATAEHAVHYHVKEFFRMNPTGRLYFGIRESLDSAVIVNFQKSTGGKLRQLGIYDASLSVSNSQALNVASLQAAANELENVEFSPLSILVGAKVTLAEGIQLNTLMDNTGGKNISVLIGESTSELVQKITEEVSFVGCVGTALGAVSKSSVHENIGWVQKFNLGSEFANPALTDGRKVSGISKGALDSLNDKRYIFVIKHVGDAGSYFNDSHVADRITSDFAYIESNRTIDKAVRNVRASLLPQLNAPLTVDPSTGGLAADTIKFFENLAGSPLQRMTNSNELSGYQVGINPDQDVLATSRLEIVLKLVPIGVAREIQVKIGFAAKLS from the coding sequence ATGGGATTGAATAAAATCGAATTTCAAAAAGTAGCTGGAGGTTTAGGCCGTGTGGCACCTAGTGAAGATCATATCAGTGGATTGATCTTTGTCGACACTAATGCTAGCGCCAGTGAAATTAAAAAAACTATAGCATTATCTAGCGTTGAGGATTTGGAAAATGCATTTGTCTCTGAAGGTGAATCTGTATTCTCTGATTATGGCACATACCTAAGAGACAAGAAAAAAGATCCAAATATTGATGCAGTAGCTGCAACAGCTGAACATGCAGTGCATTACCATGTGAAAGAATTTTTCAGAATGAATCCTACTGGAAGATTATATTTTGGTATTAGAGAATCATTAGATTCAGCAGTTATTGTTAACTTTCAGAAAAGCACAGGTGGAAAGCTCAGACAGTTAGGGATATATGATGCATCTTTATCTGTTTCAAATTCTCAAGCGTTAAATGTGGCATCGCTTCAAGCCGCAGCTAATGAACTTGAAAATGTTGAGTTCTCGCCTCTTTCTATTTTGGTCGGTGCGAAAGTGACATTGGCTGAAGGTATTCAGCTTAATACGCTTATGGATAATACTGGAGGTAAAAATATCTCTGTGCTTATTGGTGAAAGTACTTCGGAGTTGGTTCAAAAGATCACTGAAGAGGTTAGTTTTGTAGGATGCGTTGGTACAGCGCTGGGAGCAGTAAGTAAATCATCTGTGCATGAGAATATCGGTTGGGTTCAGAAGTTTAATTTGGGTTCTGAATTCGCAAATCCAGCTTTGACAGATGGGCGAAAAGTTTCTGGTATTTCAAAAGGAGCTTTAGATTCTCTTAATGATAAGAGATATATTTTTGTAATCAAGCACGTAGGAGATGCAGGTTCTTATTTCAATGATAGCCATGTAGCGGATAGAATTACTTCTGATTTTGCTTATATCGAGAGCAATCGTACGATTGACAAAGCAGTAAGAAATGTACGCGCGAGTCTATTGCCTCAACTGAACGCTCCGCTGACAGTGGATCCATCAACTGGAGGTTTGGCTGCTGACACTATTAAATTCTTCGAAAACTTGGCTGGTTCTCCATTGCAAAGAATGACAAATTCGAATGAATTGAGCGGTTATCAAGTAGGTATCAATCCAGATCAAGACGTTTTGGCTACGTCAAGATTAGAAATCGTTCTTAAACTTGTTCCGATTGGCGTTGCGAGAGAAATTCAAGTTAAAATTGGTTTTGCAGCAAAGCTTTCATAA